TTGATTACTACTACTGGTACTGTTCAGTACTTAAGAACTGGGATTGTTGATAACAAGGTTGAAGACTACGTAAGAACCGCTCGTAGTAAGGGTGTGCCTGAAAATGTCGTCTTCAACAAGCACATTTTACGTAACTCATTATTGCCAATCGCTGCCTTCCTTGGTAACACTATTACCGGTTTGCTTAGTGGTTCAATGATCATTGAAAGTGTATTTAGTTACCCTGGTATGGGTAAGTTGTTCCTTGACTCAATTGGTCAACGTGACTACACTACTCTGACTGCTTTGATTTTGATCTTTGGTATCTTGACTCTAATTGGTAACTTATTGTCAGATATCATTATGAGTATCATTGACCCACGTATTAGAATTCAATAGGGAGGAGAGAAAAAATGGCTGATAAAAAAGAAAAAGCTACAAAGAAAGCTACTAAAGAAGACGCAAAGCAAAAGGCTACTCTCCCACCTTCTGGATTCAAGGTGGCAATGCACGAAATTGTGCGTTCAAAGTCTGCTTTAACAGCTTTGATTATCATTATCGTAATTTTACTGTTTACATTCGGTGGTTCATTATTCTTGAACCGTGCTCAAGTAACTGAAATGAACATTGCGGATTCATATTATGGTTGGGGTGAAGCAGGCCACTTGTTAGGTACTGATGACGGTGGTCGTGACATCTTGAAGCTGCTAATCATGGGTGGACGTAACTCAATCATGATCGGTATTTCAGTTACTGTAATTACTGAAATTGTTGGTTTGGTAGTCGGTTTGGTTTCTGGTTACTTTGGTGGAACAATTGACTCAGTTATCATGAGAATAGTTGACTTTATCCAGATTTTGCCACAAATGCCAATTATTATTGTTTTGACTACTGTTATTCCTAACTACAATGCCGTAACTTTGGTATTCTTGATTGCGATGTTTGGTTGGACGGTCACGGCACGTTACTTCCGTTCGTTCGTCCTATCGCAGCGTGGTCGTGACTATGTTTTGGCATCTAAGACTTCAGGTTCATCTAACTTTAAGATTATGTTCCGTGAAGTTTTGCCAAACATTACTTCAATGATTATCATTGACGTTGTTTTGAGTATTGCTGGTAACATTGGTATTGAAACTAGTTTGTCATTCTTGAACTATGGTTTACCAAGTACTACGCCATCACTTGGTACTTTGATTGGTTTTGCCAATGACCCAGTTAACGTTATTAACCGTCCATGGTTGTGGTTGCCTGCTACTATCTTGCTTTTGGTAATTTCCTTAAGTATTAACTATGTTGGTCAAGCTCTGCAACGTGCTGGTGACGCAAGACAGCGTGAAAACTAATAAAGTAATAATTAAATTAAAACAGCTCTATCGCTTAGTAGAGCTGTTTTTTGTTTATATAACTAAAATCTTATTTAAAGTAAATAAAATAAATATTAAAAATTATTTCATAAAACTATTGCATTTCTAATTTATGGCGGTATTATTTAATCATCAACTTGATTCAAATAACTATTGAAAAAGAATTGTATCCTAGATGGGGGAAACAAGTATGAAATTATCAAGAGTATTGGGTTCAGTAGGAGTCGTTTCTGCGGCAGCGTTAGCTTTAGTTGCTTGTGGTAAGAGTAGCAATAACAATGCTGGCGCAAAGGATGCCAAGAAGTTTAAGGAAACTACTCCAGTTAAGGCAGTCAAAAAGGGCGGCACTTTATCATATGCTGAAGAAACTGATACACCTTTTACAGGTATTTTTAACAATGAATTATCAACTTCTGCTATTGACACAGATGTAGCACAGTTTGGTAATGAATCATTATTTGATACTGATGACAGTTACAAGATTAATAGCAAGGGACCTGCAACTTTTAAGTTGGACCGTAAAACTAAGACTATCACTATTGAAGTTAAAAAAGGTGTTAAGTGGTCAGATGGTAAGCAGGTTACTGCAAAAGATGTAGAGTATGAATATGAAGTTATGGCTAACAAGGGCACAAAGTCTCAACGTTATACTGCTTCACTTCAAAACATTGTTGGTGTAACTGAATATCATGATGGCAAAGCTAAGACTATTTCAGGTATTGATATGCCAGATGGAGCAAATGGACGTAAAGTTGTAATTCACTTCAAAGAAATGAAACCAGGTATGCTTCAATCAGGTAACGGTTACTTCCTTGAAACTGCAAGTCCATACCATCAATTAAAGAGGATTCCATTTAATAAACTGGAATCTTCTGATGCTGTTCGTAAGAATCCATTGTTCTTTGGCCCTTACAAGATTAGCAAGATTGTTCGTGGTCAATCAATTACTTGGGTACCTAACAAATACTACTGGAGAGGTAAGCCAAATCTTGATAAAATTACTGTTTCAGTAATTAATTCAAATTCTGCTTCTCAAGCAATTAAGAGTCATAAGTTTGATATTGCACAAGTTGTTAACTCACAATGGCAACAAGTTAAGAATACTAAGAAAGTCAACTTTGTAGCTAAGGTTCCACTTCAATATGGTTACATGGGCTTTAAGGTTGGTAAATGGGAACATGGCAAGAACGTCATGAATCCTAAGGCCAAGATGAACAATAAGTCACTTCGTCAAGCTATGGCTTACGCTATGAACATCGATGCTGTTACTAAGCGTTACACTCAAGGTCTGAGCTTCAGAATTCCAACTTTAATCCCAGAACAATTCGGGCAATACTTTGATAAGAATGTTAAGGGCTACTCATACAACCTTAAGAAGGCAAACCAATTGCTTGATAAGGCTGGTTATAAGAAGAAAGGTACTTACAGAGTACAACCAAATGGTAAGCCTTTAACTATTCACCTTGCAGCTATGACTGGTAGTTCAACTCAAGAACCAATCATTAGAAACTACATCCAACAATGGAAGAAGATTGGCTTGAACGTTAAGTTGACTGGTGGTCGTTTGATCGAATTCAACTCATTCTACGATAAGGTTCAGAATGATTCTAAAGATGTTGATGTATTTATGGCAGCATGGTCACTTTCAAGTGAACCATCACCAAATGACCTTTACAACGAGAAGGCTCCATTCAACTTTACTCGTTTTGTAACCAAGAAGAATAGTCAACTTCTTGAAGAAATGGACTCACAAAAAGCATTTAATACTAAATATAGAGTTGATAAATTCCATGAGTGGCAAAAGTACATGAATGATGGAAACTGTCAAATCTTTTGTGTAAATAGATCTTTCTCGTAAATTGATTTTTTAATTATTTATTTAATCAAAGTAGGATTCTAAGGTGTCCTGAACCTGACCAAAGCCTTTATGAATTCGATTGAAATAACGGTCATTGTAGCTCATTGCCTGGATGCCAATAAATGCATCAAGCGACTGTTCAGTTGGAAATTCTGCCTTAGGCTTAGCTTTACGCTTGATGACGTTGTTAAAGGATTCAATCATATTGGTTGAATAAATTGAAGCTCTGATTTGTTTGGGATAATTGTAGAAGACTAGCAGATCGGGCTCAATTTCCTTCAAACCTTTGATGACATGGCTATAAGCTTTATTCCATTTGGCATAGAATTTGTGCAAGACAGCTGCAGCTTCTTTTTTGCTTGTCTGTTGATGTATCTGCTTGAATTCGTTCATGATCTTTTCACGATCGTCGACGCGTACTTTAGCGCAGATATTGCGCATGACATGAACCAGGCAGCGTTGAAAATGAGCTTTAGGATAAGTCCTGGCCAAGGCTGTTTTCATGCCAACAACACCATCAGAAAGAAAAAGCTCAACTTGCTTCAAGCCTCTGGACTTCATGTTTTGAAGCATCTCTGTCCAAACTTCAATGTTCTCACTAGGAGCAATGCAGTAGTCAATGACTTCCTTATGTCCATTAGGTTTAATGCCAATGGCAATATATACTGCTTCACGCTCAAACGTTTCTCGGCGCAAAGGAAGGTATGTCGCATCCAAATAGACACAGAAAAACTTGTCGCTTAGCTTGCGCTTGTGATAAGCCTCAATCTTGGGGAGCATCTGCTTGGAAATATTTGATACTTGAGCTGGACTATAATGACTGCCATACATTTTCTCAATCAAGTCAGCGATTTCTCTGGTAGTTACGCCTTTGGAGTATAGCTTGATAATCGTGCTTTCCAAAACATCAGAGTGCTGCTTGTAGTCAGGCAGCGTGTGCTGATGAAACTGACCGTTGCGGTCTCGAGGCACTTGCACTTCAATTGGTCCAAACTGG
This is a stretch of genomic DNA from Lactobacillus crispatus. It encodes these proteins:
- a CDS encoding ABC transporter permease; protein product: MADKKEKATKKATKEDAKQKATLPPSGFKVAMHEIVRSKSALTALIIIIVILLFTFGGSLFLNRAQVTEMNIADSYYGWGEAGHLLGTDDGGRDILKLLIMGGRNSIMIGISVTVITEIVGLVVGLVSGYFGGTIDSVIMRIVDFIQILPQMPIIIVLTTVIPNYNAVTLVFLIAMFGWTVTARYFRSFVLSQRGRDYVLASKTSGSSNFKIMFREVLPNITSMIIIDVVLSIAGNIGIETSLSFLNYGLPSTTPSLGTLIGFANDPVNVINRPWLWLPATILLLVISLSINYVGQALQRAGDARQREN
- a CDS encoding IS256 family transposase yields the protein MNDFTKDFAQALFNPDKINDLLRKELQQAVNNLLEAELTAFLGYDPYARNGWNTGNSRNGAYFRKVDTQFGPIEVQVPRDRNGQFHQHTLPDYKQHSDVLESTIIKLYSKGVTTREIADLIEKMYGSHYSPAQVSNISKQMLPKIEAYHKRKLSDKFFCVYLDATYLPLRRETFEREAVYIAIGIKPNGHKEVIDYCIAPSENIEVWTEMLQNMKSRGLKQVELFLSDGVVGMKTALARTYPKAHFQRCLVHVMRNICAKVRVDDREKIMNEFKQIHQQTSKKEAAAVLHKFYAKWNKAYSHVIKGLKEIEPDLLVFYNYPKQIRASIYSTNMIESFNNVIKRKAKPKAEFPTEQSLDAFIGIQAMSYNDRYFNRIHKGFGQVQDTLESYFD